From Glycine soja cultivar W05 chromosome 4, ASM419377v2, whole genome shotgun sequence, the proteins below share one genomic window:
- the LOC114408619 gene encoding BEL1-like homeodomain protein 11 isoform X2, which yields MGLHATWHPHQRPLNPGLINPNYFMSGQEAREPCNNPPVEQHNITSDYFYNTGSGTFASSSPLNNRSPNSTSSYAAVIGNSRYLKPVQSLLEDLVDVGGNVVDRINEKYAEKLFRGSRGSARTLSSELKAELGNNGHLLADKHEHQIKIARLITLLDEVEGRCEKYYHQMEEVVSSFEMIAGLGAAKCYTALALQAMSRHFCSLRDAILSQINAEKRKLFQDLPKISSGLSQLSLFDRDSRQSRMSLQQLGVIPSQRQVWRPIRGLPETSVAILRSWLFEHFLHPYPNDSEKLMLASQTGLTKNQVSNWFINARVRLWKPMIEEMYKEEFGEFSEDSNPAGNNYLTREDTTDCVED from the exons ATGGGGCTTCATGCGACGTG GCATCCCCACCAAAGACCCTTAAACCCGGGTCTCATCAACCCCAATTACTTCATGTCTGGACAAGAGGCACGTGAGCCTTGTAACAACCCACCTGTGGAGCAGCATAATATAACCAGTGACTACTTTTACAATACTGGGAGTGGCacttttgcttcttcttccccTTTGAACAACCGTTCTCCTAATTCCACCAGCTCTTATGCTGCTGTCATTGGGAACTCCAGGTACCTCAAACCGGTTCAGTCCCTTCTTGAAGATCTTGTTGATGTTGGTGGAAATGTGGTTGATAGAATCAATGAGAAGTATGCTGAGAAGTTGTTTCGTGGGAGTAGAGGCAGTGCTAGGACACTTTCCTCAGAGTTGAAGGCAGAGTTGGGGAATAATGGTCATTTATTGGCTGACAAACATGAACATCAAATCAAAATTGCACGGTTGATTACTTTATTGGATGAG GTTGAGGGAAGGTGTGAGAAATACTACCATCAAATGGAAGAAGTGGTGTCATCTTTTGAGATGATAGCAGGTTTGGGAGCTGCGAAGTGTTACACTGCTTTGGCACTTCAAGCCATGTCAAGGCATTTCTGCAGCTTGAGAGATGCCATATTGTCACAAATAAATGCTGAGAAAAGAAAACTCTTTCAGGATTTACCTAAGATCAGTAGTGGGTTGTCTCAACTAAGCTTGTTTGATAGAGACAGTAGACAGAGTAGAATGTCTCTCCAACAACTTGGGGTGATCCCAAGCCAACGCCAAGTTTGGAGACCCATCAGAGGGTTGCCTGAAACCTCTGTGGCTATTCTTCGTTCTTGGCTCTTCGAGCACTTTCTCCACCC TTATCCTAATGATTCTGAAAAGTTAATGCTGGCATCTCAGACAGGTTTAACTAAAAACCAA GTCTCAAATTGGTTCATAAATGCACGAGTACGGCTATGGAAACCAATGATAGAAGAAATGTACAAAGAGGAGTTTGGAGAGTTTTCTGAAGACTCCAACCCGGCTGGTAACAACTACTTGACGAGGGAAGATACCACGGATTGTGTAGAGGATTGA
- the LOC114408618 gene encoding BEL1-like homeodomain protein 3 isoform X2 has protein sequence MYPNQAFSLGSYAEMMSGTSLFPHDYSETVGGGQNEVKFITAMGETVTMHSINGHSNAASGDPACNSFAGDSHVVSRTQMGMVDSEQNINCQGLSLSLGTLMPSNASVSPFQYQYHDTGLLPLMNDFPNIKGTMSLKDDEANNLHGEFRSVECMASVSSGGFHDMIKKEGFYNPNHPSMCLKEVPSDLPGYSNSILNSQYLKAAQELLDEIVSVQKALKQSGMEKQENNRDIGLDGSKDADGKSTSQSMQMSSAPNGSSANASSDLSSAERQTLLDKKTKLLSMLDEVDKRYRQYCHQMQIVVSSFDMVAGCGAAEPYTTLALRTISRHFRCLRDAISGQIQVTQRSLGEQEGIPRLRYVDQQLRQQKALQQLGVMRQAWRPQRGLPESSVSILRAWLFEHFLHPYPKDSEKIMLARQTGLTRNQVANWFINARVRLWKPMVEEMYKEEFGDSEMNCNLSSENNTVKG, from the exons ATGTATCCCAACCAAGCCTTTTCTTTAGGGTCCTATGCGGAGATGATGTCTGGGACTTCTCTTTTTCCTCATGACTACAGTGAAACTGTAGGAGGAGGACAAAACGAGGTTAAGTTTATCACAGCAATGGGTGAGACAGTGACTATGCACTCTATTAATGGCCATTCCAATGCTGCAAGTGGTGATCCAGCATGCAACTCTTTTGCTGGGGATTCCCATGTTGTTTCAAGGACACAAATGGGAATGGTAGATAGTGAGCAAAACATCAATTGCCAGGGCCTATCTCTCAGTCTCGGGACACTCATGCCTTCTAATGCATCCGTCTCTCCATTTCAATACCAATATCACGACACGGGTCTCTTACCACTAATGAATGATTTTCCAAATATAAAGGGAACCATGTCTCTCAAAGATGATGAGGCCAATAACCTACATGGAGAGTTTAGAAGTGTTGAATGCATGGCATCTGTGTCCTCTGGAGGCTTTCATGACATGATAAAAAAGGAGGGTTTTTACAACCCCAACCACCCCTCAATGTGTCTTAAAGAAGTCCCCTCTGATCTACCAGGTTACTCAAACAGCATTTTGAACTCCCAATACCTTAAGGCGGCACAGGAGTTACTTGATGAAATAGTTAGTGTCCAAAAGGCTTTGAAGCAATCTGGAATGGAAAAACAAGAGAACAACCGTGACATTGGATTAGATGGCTCTAAAGATGCTGATGGAAAATCTACCAGTCAATCTATGCAAATGTCTTCTGCCCCTAATGGTTCCAGTGCCAATGCTTCTAGTGACCTATCGTCTGCAGAACGCCAGACCTTGTTGGACAAGAAAACAAAGCTTTTGTCCATGTTGGATGAG GTAGATAAAAGATACAGACAGTACTGCCATCAGATGCAGATTGTGGTGTCATCTTTTGACATGGTTGCCGGGTGTGGAGCAGCAGAACCATATACTACACTTGCTTTAAGAACAATTTCTCGCCACTTTCGGTGTTTGCGTGATGCCATCAGTGGCCAAATTCAAGTGACACAAAGAAGCCTTGGGGAGCAAGAGGGAATACCCCGTCTCCGCTATGTGGATCAGCAACTTagacaacaaaaggcccttcagCAACTTGGTGTAATGCGACAAGCTTGGAGGCCTCAGAGGGGGCTTCCTGAAAGCTCTGTTTCAATACTCCGTGCTTGGCTCTTTGAACATTTTCTTCATCC TTACCCCAAGGATTCTGAGAAAATTATGCTGGCTAGGCAAACAGGCTTGACCAGAAACCAG GTGGCAAATTGGTTCATCAATGCAAGGGTGCGTCTCTGGAAGCCAATGGTTGAGGAAATGTACAAAGAGGAGTTTGGAGATTCCGAGATGAACTGCAACCTTTCATCTGAGAACAACACGGTCAAAG GGTGA
- the LOC114408619 gene encoding BEL1-like homeodomain protein 11 isoform X1, with product MSNSITYHQNQFENQELDAYGSSMRHNNAFPEALGAFPTSIGVVAEGSEISHTRHLMDLLGAANESNHHQTAQGLSLSLGSHMLVPSDEYRHPHQRPLNPGLINPNYFMSGQEAREPCNNPPVEQHNITSDYFYNTGSGTFASSSPLNNRSPNSTSSYAAVIGNSRYLKPVQSLLEDLVDVGGNVVDRINEKYAEKLFRGSRGSARTLSSELKAELGNNGHLLADKHEHQIKIARLITLLDEVEGRCEKYYHQMEEVVSSFEMIAGLGAAKCYTALALQAMSRHFCSLRDAILSQINAEKRKLFQDLPKISSGLSQLSLFDRDSRQSRMSLQQLGVIPSQRQVWRPIRGLPETSVAILRSWLFEHFLHPYPNDSEKLMLASQTGLTKNQVSNWFINARVRLWKPMIEEMYKEEFGEFSEDSNPAGNNYLTREDTTDCVED from the exons ATGTCCAACTCTATTACTTATCATCAAAACCAATTTGAGAACCAAGAGCTTGATGCTTATGGCTCTTCTATGAGGCACAACAATGCATTTCCTGAGGCCTTGGGAGCATTTCCTACTAGCATTGGAGTAGTTGCTGAGGGCTCTGAGATAAGCCACACTAGGCATTTGATGGATCTTCTTGGAGCAGCAAATGAGAGCAATCACCACCAAACTGCTCAAGGGCTTTCTCTTTCTTTAGGCTCTCACATGCTTGTTCCTTCTGATGAATACAGGCATCCCCACCAAAGACCCTTAAACCCGGGTCTCATCAACCCCAATTACTTCATGTCTGGACAAGAGGCACGTGAGCCTTGTAACAACCCACCTGTGGAGCAGCATAATATAACCAGTGACTACTTTTACAATACTGGGAGTGGCacttttgcttcttcttccccTTTGAACAACCGTTCTCCTAATTCCACCAGCTCTTATGCTGCTGTCATTGGGAACTCCAGGTACCTCAAACCGGTTCAGTCCCTTCTTGAAGATCTTGTTGATGTTGGTGGAAATGTGGTTGATAGAATCAATGAGAAGTATGCTGAGAAGTTGTTTCGTGGGAGTAGAGGCAGTGCTAGGACACTTTCCTCAGAGTTGAAGGCAGAGTTGGGGAATAATGGTCATTTATTGGCTGACAAACATGAACATCAAATCAAAATTGCACGGTTGATTACTTTATTGGATGAG GTTGAGGGAAGGTGTGAGAAATACTACCATCAAATGGAAGAAGTGGTGTCATCTTTTGAGATGATAGCAGGTTTGGGAGCTGCGAAGTGTTACACTGCTTTGGCACTTCAAGCCATGTCAAGGCATTTCTGCAGCTTGAGAGATGCCATATTGTCACAAATAAATGCTGAGAAAAGAAAACTCTTTCAGGATTTACCTAAGATCAGTAGTGGGTTGTCTCAACTAAGCTTGTTTGATAGAGACAGTAGACAGAGTAGAATGTCTCTCCAACAACTTGGGGTGATCCCAAGCCAACGCCAAGTTTGGAGACCCATCAGAGGGTTGCCTGAAACCTCTGTGGCTATTCTTCGTTCTTGGCTCTTCGAGCACTTTCTCCACCC TTATCCTAATGATTCTGAAAAGTTAATGCTGGCATCTCAGACAGGTTTAACTAAAAACCAA GTCTCAAATTGGTTCATAAATGCACGAGTACGGCTATGGAAACCAATGATAGAAGAAATGTACAAAGAGGAGTTTGGAGAGTTTTCTGAAGACTCCAACCCGGCTGGTAACAACTACTTGACGAGGGAAGATACCACGGATTGTGTAGAGGATTGA
- the LOC114408618 gene encoding BEL1-like homeodomain protein 7 isoform X1 has translation MYPNQAFSLGSYAEMMSGTSLFPHDYSETVGGGQNEVKFITAMGETVTMHSINGHSNAASGDPACNSFAGDSHVVSRTQMGMVDSEQNINCQGLSLSLGTLMPSNASVSPFQYQYHDTGLLPLMNDFPNIKGTMSLKDDEANNLHGEFRSVECMASVSSGGFHDMIKKEGFYNPNHPSMCLKEVPSDLPGYSNSILNSQYLKAAQELLDEIVSVQKALKQSGMEKQENNRDIGLDGSKDADGKSTSQSMQMSSAPNGSSANASSDLSSAERQTLLDKKTKLLSMLDEVDKRYRQYCHQMQIVVSSFDMVAGCGAAEPYTTLALRTISRHFRCLRDAISGQIQVTQRSLGEQEGIPRLRYVDQQLRQQKALQQLGVMRQAWRPQRGLPESSVSILRAWLFEHFLHPYPKDSEKIMLARQTGLTRNQVANWFINARVRLWKPMVEEMYKEEFGDSEMNCNLSSENNTVKGKRDDVQESDNINNNNNKWEESQDNLVTVDSVQVQPQAEMDRVVNVENVVMNSGTGKLQGDQNQQRLGLNNNNNSSSNFYSISTNENGGDGGLMGTSTHATYDLSELGNFTVGSHVSLALELRNCENDGFAMSDDAIQKRRKQTLSSSPETDLLDYHFTDSGKQQHRFGNPHLLHEFVV, from the exons ATGTATCCCAACCAAGCCTTTTCTTTAGGGTCCTATGCGGAGATGATGTCTGGGACTTCTCTTTTTCCTCATGACTACAGTGAAACTGTAGGAGGAGGACAAAACGAGGTTAAGTTTATCACAGCAATGGGTGAGACAGTGACTATGCACTCTATTAATGGCCATTCCAATGCTGCAAGTGGTGATCCAGCATGCAACTCTTTTGCTGGGGATTCCCATGTTGTTTCAAGGACACAAATGGGAATGGTAGATAGTGAGCAAAACATCAATTGCCAGGGCCTATCTCTCAGTCTCGGGACACTCATGCCTTCTAATGCATCCGTCTCTCCATTTCAATACCAATATCACGACACGGGTCTCTTACCACTAATGAATGATTTTCCAAATATAAAGGGAACCATGTCTCTCAAAGATGATGAGGCCAATAACCTACATGGAGAGTTTAGAAGTGTTGAATGCATGGCATCTGTGTCCTCTGGAGGCTTTCATGACATGATAAAAAAGGAGGGTTTTTACAACCCCAACCACCCCTCAATGTGTCTTAAAGAAGTCCCCTCTGATCTACCAGGTTACTCAAACAGCATTTTGAACTCCCAATACCTTAAGGCGGCACAGGAGTTACTTGATGAAATAGTTAGTGTCCAAAAGGCTTTGAAGCAATCTGGAATGGAAAAACAAGAGAACAACCGTGACATTGGATTAGATGGCTCTAAAGATGCTGATGGAAAATCTACCAGTCAATCTATGCAAATGTCTTCTGCCCCTAATGGTTCCAGTGCCAATGCTTCTAGTGACCTATCGTCTGCAGAACGCCAGACCTTGTTGGACAAGAAAACAAAGCTTTTGTCCATGTTGGATGAG GTAGATAAAAGATACAGACAGTACTGCCATCAGATGCAGATTGTGGTGTCATCTTTTGACATGGTTGCCGGGTGTGGAGCAGCAGAACCATATACTACACTTGCTTTAAGAACAATTTCTCGCCACTTTCGGTGTTTGCGTGATGCCATCAGTGGCCAAATTCAAGTGACACAAAGAAGCCTTGGGGAGCAAGAGGGAATACCCCGTCTCCGCTATGTGGATCAGCAACTTagacaacaaaaggcccttcagCAACTTGGTGTAATGCGACAAGCTTGGAGGCCTCAGAGGGGGCTTCCTGAAAGCTCTGTTTCAATACTCCGTGCTTGGCTCTTTGAACATTTTCTTCATCC TTACCCCAAGGATTCTGAGAAAATTATGCTGGCTAGGCAAACAGGCTTGACCAGAAACCAG GTGGCAAATTGGTTCATCAATGCAAGGGTGCGTCTCTGGAAGCCAATGGTTGAGGAAATGTACAAAGAGGAGTTTGGAGATTCCGAGATGAACTGCAACCTTTCATCTGAGAACAACACGGTCAAAGGTAAAAGAGATGATGTTCAAGAGTCTGATaacattaacaataataataataaatgggaAGAGTCACAGGACAATTTAGTAACTGTTGACAGTGTGCAAGTCCAACCTCAAGCAGAAATGGATAGAGTGGTCAATGTAGAAAATGTGGTGATGAATTCTGGAACTGGGAAATTGCAGGGTGACCAAAACCAACAAAGGCTTGGcttgaacaacaacaacaacagcagcagcaacTTTTATTCTATCTCAACCAACGAGAATGGTGGGGATGGAGGCCTAATGGGTACTTCTACTCATGCCACATATGATTTATCAGAGTTGGGTAACTTTACTGTGGGTAGCCACGTTTCCCTTGCATTGGAGTTGAGGAACTGTGAAAATGATGGGTTTGCCATGTCTGATGATGCCATACAGAAACGACGTAAGCAAACATTGTCCTCTTCCCCGGAGACTGATTTGCTAGATTATCATTTCACGGATTCAGGAAAGCAACAGCACAGGTTTGGCAATCCCCATTTGCTGCATGAGTTTGTCGTATGA